From Erigeron canadensis isolate Cc75 chromosome 8, C_canadensis_v1, whole genome shotgun sequence, one genomic window encodes:
- the LOC122579094 gene encoding probable acylpyruvase FAHD1, mitochondrial, which produces MDKLISVGTKVVAVGRNYAAHAKELGNAVPKEPVLFLKPTSSYLANGGTIEVPHPWESLDHEVELAVVISKKARDVTESTAMDYIGGYALALDMTAREIQASAKSAGLPWTVAKGQDTFTPISSILSLSRVPDPQSLELWLKVDGEIRQKGSTEDMIFKIPYLISHISSIMTLLEGDVILTGTPKGVGPVKVGQKIEAGITGLLDMHFNVGRRQKTV; this is translated from the exons ATGGACAAGCTAATTTCCGTCGGAACAAAAGTCGTTGCCGTCGGCAGGAACTACGCCGCTCACGCCAAAGAACTCGGCAACGCGGTTCCAAAG GAACCGGTGTTGTTTTTGAAACCGACGTCGTCATACTTAGCCAACGGCGGAACGATCGAAGTTCCGCATCCATGGGAATCCTTGGACCATGAAGTTGAATTGGCGGTTGTTATTAGTAAAAAAGCGCGTGATGTTACTGAATCAACTGCCATGGATTACATCGGCg GCTATGCACTTGCTTTAGATATGACTGCAAGGGAAATCCAAGCTTCTGCAAAG TCTGCAGGTCTTCCATGGACGGTTGCAAAAGGGCAGGACACTTTCACGCCAATCAGCTCCATT CTATCTTTGTCAAGGGTGCCAGATCCTCAAAGCTTAGAATTGTGGTTGAAG GTAGATGGAGAAATACGACAAAAAGGCTCGACAGAGGATATGATCTTCAAGATTCCATATTTGATCAGTCACATTAGTTCTATTATGACACTTTTAGAAGGCGATGTCATACTAACAG GAACCCCGAAGGGTGTTGGCCCAGTCAAAGTTGGTCAAAAGATTGAAGCTGGCATAACAGGCCTCTTGGATATGCACTTTAATGTTGGAAGACGTCAAAAAACTGTATAG
- the LOC122609918 gene encoding epoxide hydrolase A-like has protein sequence MEGFEEIQHKFIDVNGIKMHVAELGQGPTVLLVHGFPELWYSWRHQIRFLATHGYRAVAPDLRGYGDTTGAPLDDHTKFSIMHAVGDLVALIDAIGGDKKVFVVGHDWGAIIAWRLCLFRPDKVKALINLSVQFTPRNPGQKPVQRFRAAYGEDHYICRFQETGEMEAVFASLGTKKVLTKFLTYRDPRPFYFPKGKPFGDAHDTQVILPGWLSEEDIDYYTQKFDQTGFSGGINYYRCFDLNWELEAPWTEAKINVPVKFVVGELDLVYSIPGNKEYIHNGGFHKYVPMLEEVVVIKDAAHFITQEVPDKVNKHIYDFLQKF, from the exons ATGGAAGGATTTGAAGAGATACAACACAAATTTATAGATGTCAATGGGATCAAGATGCACGTTGCAGAATTGGGTCAAGGCCCTACCGTGTTACTCGTTCACGGTTTTCCTGAACTCTGGTACTCTTGGCGCCACCAGATCCGTTTCTTAGCCACCCATGGATACCGTGCTGTAGCCCCTGATCTCCGTGGCTACGGAGACACAACTGGTGCACCTCTAGATGATCATACCAAATTCAGTATAATGCACGCTGTAGGTGATCTGGTTGCACTCATTGACGCCATTGGTGGAGATAAGAAGGTATTTGTTGTTGGGCATGATTGGGGTGCTATTATCGCTTGGAGACTCTGTTTGTTTAGACCTGATAAAGTCAAAGCCTTGATCAACTTGAGTGTTCAGTTTACTCCAAGAAATCCTGGACAGAAACCTGTTCAAAGATTTCGTGCTGCATATGGAGAGGATCACTACATTTGCAGATTCCAG GAAACAGGAGAAATGGAAGCTGTTTTTGCAAGTCTCGGAACTAAAAAAGTGCTAACAAAATTCTTGACGTACCGTGATCCCCGTCCTTTTTATTTTCCCAAAGGTAAACCTTTTGGAGATGCACATGATACTCAAGTCATCTTGCCTGGTTGGTTATCTGAAGAAGATATTGATTATTACACCCAAAAATTTGACCAAACTGGCTTCAGCGGAGGGATAAACTACTACCGTTGTTTTGATCT aAATTGGGAACTTGAAGCACCTTGGACGGAGGCTAAAATCAATGTACCAGTGAAGTTTGTTGTTGGTGAGTTAGATTTGGTGTATAGTATCCCAGGCAACAAGGAATACATACACAATGGTGGATTTCACAAATATGTACCTATGTTGGAAGAAGTTGTCGTGATTAAAGATGCGGCTCATTTCATCACTCAAGAGGTACCAGATAAGGTCAACAAACACATTTACGACTTCCTTCAGAAGTTCTAA